Sequence from the Saccharopolyspora pogona genome:
GCGTACACACCCCGCGCCCGGCCCCACCATGCTCAGCCGGATCAGCGCAGCGCGGCTGACTCGGAGCCGAGCAACTCCTGCGGCAGGCGTCCGGCCAGCGTGGCCCAGTCCCGCATCGCCCCGGCCAGGCCGGGCACCTCCGGCTCGCCAAGCGCCTGCGGGCCGTCGCACAGCGCCGCGGCCGGGTCCGGGTGGACGTCGATCATCACCCCGTCGGCCCCGGCCGCCACGGCCGCGCGGGCCAGTGGCAGCACCAGCTCTCGCCGCCCGGCCGCGTGGGACGGATCGACCACCACCGGCAGGTGGGACCGGGCCTGCGCGACCAGCACCGCCGAGAGGTCCAGCGTGTTGCGGGTGGCGGGTTCGAAGGTGCGGATGCCGCGCTCGCACAGCACGATTCGGGTGTTGCCGCGCAGCGCGATGTACTCCGCGGCCAGCAGCCACTCCTCGACTGTCGCGCTCATGCCTCGCTTCAGCAGCACGGGCTTCCCGCTGTCCCCCACCGCTTCCAGCAGGCCGAAGTTCTGCATGTTCCGCGTGCCGATCTGGAGCATGTCCGCCCAGCCGGCGACCAACTCCACGTCTCGGCTATCGACCACCTCGGTGACCACCGGCATCCCTGTCTCGGCGCGGACCTCGGCCAGGATGCGCAACGCCTCCGCGCGCAGGCCCCGGAAACCGTACGGCGAGCTGCGCGGTTTGAACGCGCCGGCCCGTAACAGTGAAGCACCCGCGGCCTTGGCGAGCCGGGCAGCGGCAAAAGTCTGCTCCGGCGTCTCGACCGCGCAGGGTCCGGCGATCAGGGTGAACGTGTCCGGGCCGATGGCGACGCCACCGACCTCCACCACCGAACGGCTCTCGCGCGCCTCTCTGCTCACCAGCGGATACGCCGACGCCACGCGGGCAGACCCCGGCCGCAACCGAAAGCCGATCAGCGCGCGAGCCCGGTCCAGGATCTCGACCAGCTCCCCGCGGTTGGCCGCCGTGGCGATCACATACCCGACGCGGCCGTAGGCGTCGACCGGCGGGGCGACGCGCTGCCCAGGTTTCGCGGTGACCGTCACGGCCCGCACTCCGGGCAGCGCCCTGGTCTGCTCCACGCCGGTCACCTCTTCGAGCATGCCTTCCTCGGGCGGCAGCAGGAACTGGATGCCGGCATAGCCCTCGAACGACTCCGGCAGGTCGATCTCCGCGCCCGCGGCGAAGCGAACCTGGGCCTCCAGCAGGTCGACCCCGGTGCCCAGCCGGAACAGCTCAGGAATCATGCCCCCGGCCAGGCGCGGGTTGATCTCGACGACCGCGGTGCCGTCCGGGCCGAGCTTGACCTCGGTGTGACTGGGGCCGAACTCCAGCGACACCGCGGAAAGCGCCGCACGGCCCACCGCGGCCATCTCCTCGGCGACCGTGGCGGGCAGATCCGCGGGCACGATGTGCCTGCTCTCCACGAAGTTCGGGCCTGGCGTCACGGTCTTCTCGACGATGCCGAGCAGCCGTTGCTCCTTGCCGGTGCCGAACATCTCCACGCTGTACTCGGGCTGGTCGAGGAACTGCTCGACCAGCGCGGCGCGGCGGGTCGCCTGGCCTCGGCCGTTCTCGGTGACGGCCAAGACCCGGTTCACCTGGGCGATCGCCTCCCCGACTGTGGCGCACAGCAGCACGTTGGTCGAACCCGAGTCATCCACCGGCTTCACCACACAGGGCAGGCCGACCCCGGCGACCGCCTCCCAAGCGGACACGGCGTCGGTGACGACGGTGTACACCGGCTGCCGCACACCGGCCTCGGCCAGCGCGGCCCGGAGCGCGCCCTTGTCACGGCAGCGTCCGACGGCCTCGGCGTCGGCTGCGGGCAGGC
This genomic interval carries:
- the aroF gene encoding 3-deoxy-7-phosphoheptulonate synthase produces the protein MLSHSLIDVIGDTPLVRLRAGADRGVEIHAKLELQNLFAMKDRVAKQIITRARESGELAEGAPIVESSSGTMALGVALVGTLLGHSVHIVTDPRIDRITLAKLTGLGCQVHVVSEMDEHGWQGARLTKLNELMNTLPGAFWPRQYANPENPAAYRALADELVTDLGGVDVLVGSVGSGGSLCGTSRALRERLPDVRVIGVDCVGSVLFGQPDWPQRLQSGLGNSLHPPNLDHSLIDEVHWLNDREAFDATRALAREEKLFTGNTSGSVYRVLTWLAATAPPGTRIVGIFPDRGDRYTETVHHEGYWAERGLAELPIAEIPQQVRAGTTVSSWSYRVADSDRPPLFVFVESNTTGTGMRALGVARELGYRAVLMTNWPERYLGLADTGAKVVTCDTNDFDALNLAVGRVAGRAPIAAVTTTSEFYLATAARLAAGLGLPAADAEAVGRCRDKGALRAALAEAGVRQPVYTVVTDAVSAWEAVAGVGLPCVVKPVDDSGSTNVLLCATVGEAIAQVNRVLAVTENGRGQATRRAALVEQFLDQPEYSVEMFGTGKEQRLLGIVEKTVTPGPNFVESRHIVPADLPATVAEEMAAVGRAALSAVSLEFGPSHTEVKLGPDGTAVVEINPRLAGGMIPELFRLGTGVDLLEAQVRFAAGAEIDLPESFEGYAGIQFLLPPEEGMLEEVTGVEQTRALPGVRAVTVTAKPGQRVAPPVDAYGRVGYVIATAANRGELVEILDRARALIGFRLRPGSARVASAYPLVSREARESRSVVEVGGVAIGPDTFTLIAGPCAVETPEQTFAAARLAKAAGASLLRAGAFKPRSSPYGFRGLRAEALRILAEVRAETGMPVVTEVVDSRDVELVAGWADMLQIGTRNMQNFGLLEAVGDSGKPVLLKRGMSATVEEWLLAAEYIALRGNTRIVLCERGIRTFEPATRNTLDLSAVLVAQARSHLPVVVDPSHAAGRRELVLPLARAAVAAGADGVMIDVHPDPAAALCDGPQALGEPEVPGLAGAMRDWATLAGRLPQELLGSESAALR